From the genome of Ectobacillus sp. JY-23, one region includes:
- a CDS encoding AAA family ATPase has protein sequence MKPIRLTMTAFGPYKKQETIDFTELGPHRLFSISGNTGAGKTTIFDAICYALYGEASGEERSDVNMLRSHFATDDVYTSVRLVFQIKDKMYEVMRQMGHRKKGNKTATGAAVELHEIIENRLVPCVDRFHVTDVNRKIEEIIGLTKHQFSQIVMLPQGEFRKLLTSETENKEEILRRIFKTERYKRIRDKLDEKRKALKDVLQEKQQEREIYFRTVKQLPVRPDSALEQLQQQEQYNSYQILDVLHEEYEFYEKQLNHITKEETMQRKKLDDMQRLFQQAQSNNERFDMLRTKEAELATLSTQNEFMQEQEQRLRNGEEAARIVTFEQSYEEAGTYTKQVEEQLRQIKEEYAHIQKQYEKAAFRLREEKEREPIREELKQHIRVLEELELIVQTLFDREKTLVQMTQEIQNGKNRLLCIEMQEVEEVKSKELLIKQYRELEEELRDYIDKVTELHALREEAKQLTQYKKLNDVVAASKAKYQKAKDDFLATTKACEEVEQSWIAEQAAQLALHLQAGSPCPVCGSAHHPHKASAQQTTVAEQRLQQLREEQKEAEVAYIEAKNTYELYMAQHTEYQQDIRSKGYTDFDTAYEQLVVRGKELDAYVKYLQNKEQIRKTLQPQIEALEVKEKQLADEKRSIETELQRLQMDELQQRMLYENDRSKLPDGITSFAMWNQHMEKAKQAHEEAEQIWQDVQKQYEQSAGHLVRIQSMYENLQMEYEKAMKKQAEKQEAFSTQLQKAGFASQEDYTRSKLSQMQIQELRQQIQAYYANITAVQKRIEELREQLNGKQYTELNEMQTDIECGNQILTKLTEQRQSLRHTLAHISDLHSHIQKINDAIQEEEAVYQELVDLYEVIKGDNESRLSFERYILIEYLEQIVQAANERLRKLSNGQFFLKRSERVEKRNRQSGLGLDVYDAYTGQTRDVKTFSGGEKFNASLALALGMADMIQVYEGGISIETMFIDEGFGSLDEESLTKAIDTLIDLQQSGRLIGVISHVQELKNALPASLEVSKLHDGSSKTKFILK, from the coding sequence GTGAAGCCGATTCGACTAACTATGACCGCATTTGGTCCGTATAAAAAACAAGAAACAATTGATTTCACTGAGCTTGGCCCTCATCGCTTGTTTTCTATTTCTGGTAACACTGGTGCTGGAAAAACAACTATTTTTGATGCGATTTGTTATGCGCTTTACGGAGAAGCAAGCGGTGAAGAGCGAAGTGATGTGAACATGCTTCGAAGTCATTTTGCAACAGATGATGTCTACACCAGCGTAAGATTGGTTTTCCAAATCAAGGATAAAATGTATGAAGTGATGCGTCAAATGGGCCATCGAAAAAAAGGAAACAAGACGGCTACTGGTGCTGCAGTAGAGTTACATGAAATTATTGAAAATCGATTGGTGCCATGTGTAGATCGTTTTCATGTTACAGATGTCAATCGCAAAATTGAGGAAATTATTGGGCTAACAAAGCATCAATTCAGTCAGATTGTGATGCTGCCGCAAGGAGAGTTTAGAAAACTACTAACCTCTGAAACGGAAAATAAAGAAGAGATTTTACGTCGTATCTTTAAAACGGAGCGTTATAAACGAATACGAGATAAGTTAGATGAAAAGCGCAAGGCACTAAAAGATGTGTTACAGGAAAAGCAACAAGAGCGTGAAATTTATTTTCGGACCGTAAAACAATTACCTGTAAGACCAGACAGCGCTTTAGAGCAGCTACAGCAGCAGGAGCAATATAATAGTTATCAAATCCTTGATGTACTTCATGAAGAATATGAATTCTACGAGAAACAGTTGAATCATATTACAAAAGAAGAAACTATGCAGCGGAAAAAATTAGATGATATGCAGCGCCTTTTTCAGCAAGCACAATCCAACAATGAACGGTTTGATATGCTTCGAACAAAGGAAGCAGAATTGGCAACACTGTCAACACAAAATGAATTTATGCAAGAACAAGAACAACGTCTACGAAACGGTGAAGAAGCAGCTCGTATTGTAACATTTGAACAGTCTTATGAAGAAGCCGGGACATATACCAAACAGGTAGAAGAACAATTACGTCAGATAAAAGAAGAGTATGCACATATACAAAAGCAATATGAGAAAGCGGCTTTCCGTTTGCGTGAAGAAAAAGAACGGGAACCAATTCGTGAAGAATTAAAACAACATATACGTGTATTAGAAGAACTAGAACTCATTGTACAAACGTTATTCGATAGAGAAAAGACCCTTGTACAGATGACACAGGAAATCCAAAATGGAAAAAACCGCTTGTTGTGTATAGAAATGCAAGAAGTTGAAGAAGTAAAGAGTAAGGAATTGCTTATAAAGCAATATCGAGAGCTAGAAGAAGAGTTACGTGACTACATAGATAAAGTAACAGAATTGCATGCACTACGGGAAGAGGCAAAGCAACTCACACAATATAAAAAACTAAATGACGTTGTAGCAGCAAGCAAAGCGAAGTATCAAAAAGCAAAAGATGATTTCCTAGCAACGACAAAAGCATGCGAAGAGGTGGAACAAAGTTGGATTGCGGAGCAAGCTGCGCAATTAGCACTTCATCTGCAAGCTGGCTCTCCTTGTCCGGTTTGCGGGAGTGCTCATCATCCTCATAAAGCATCAGCACAGCAAACGACTGTCGCCGAGCAGCGCTTACAGCAACTTCGTGAAGAGCAAAAAGAAGCAGAGGTTGCTTATATTGAAGCAAAGAATACGTACGAATTATACATGGCGCAGCATACAGAATATCAGCAAGACATAAGAAGCAAGGGATATACAGATTTTGATACAGCCTATGAACAACTTGTTGTGAGAGGAAAAGAACTAGACGCATATGTAAAATATTTACAAAACAAGGAGCAGATTCGTAAAACGTTACAGCCTCAAATAGAAGCTTTGGAAGTAAAGGAAAAGCAACTTGCAGATGAAAAGCGTAGTATAGAAACAGAATTACAGCGTTTACAAATGGATGAGTTGCAACAGCGTATGTTGTATGAGAATGATCGCAGTAAACTGCCAGATGGGATTACATCTTTTGCTATGTGGAATCAGCATATGGAGAAGGCCAAGCAAGCGCACGAAGAAGCAGAACAAATATGGCAGGACGTACAAAAACAGTATGAACAAAGCGCCGGACACTTGGTACGTATTCAATCTATGTATGAAAATCTGCAAATGGAATACGAAAAAGCCATGAAGAAGCAAGCCGAAAAACAAGAAGCTTTTTCAACACAATTGCAAAAAGCAGGATTTGCGTCGCAAGAAGATTATACAAGATCTAAGTTGTCACAGATGCAGATACAAGAATTGCGACAGCAAATTCAAGCTTATTATGCGAATATAACAGCTGTACAGAAGCGTATAGAAGAACTGAGAGAACAACTAAACGGTAAGCAATACACTGAATTGAACGAGATGCAGACTGACATAGAATGTGGTAATCAAATTCTGACAAAACTGACAGAACAACGTCAATCTTTGCGTCACACGCTAGCCCACATTTCAGATTTGCATTCACATATTCAAAAGATAAACGATGCGATTCAAGAAGAAGAGGCGGTTTATCAAGAGCTTGTAGATTTATATGAAGTGATAAAAGGTGATAACGAAAGCAGACTATCCTTTGAGAGATACATTCTCATTGAATATTTAGAACAAATTGTACAAGCTGCAAATGAGCGGCTGCGTAAACTATCTAATGGGCAATTTTTCTTAAAGCGCAGTGAACGTGTTGAAAAAAGAAATCGTCAAAGTGGTTTGGGCTTGGATGTATATGATGCTTATACTGGACAAACACGCGATGTAAAAACATTTTCCGGGGGAGAAAAATTCAATGCCTCTCTGGCACTCGCGCTTGGCATGGCTGATATGATTCAAGTATATGAGGGTGGCATTTCCATTGAAACAATGTTTATCGATGAAGGATTCGGCTCGCTTGACGAGGAGTCGTTAACAAAAGCAATTGATACATTGATTGATTTGCAACAATCCGGTCGGCTGATCGGTGTCATTTCGCACGTACAAGAATTAAAAAATGCTTTGCCGGCTTCCTTAGAAGTAAGTAAACTTCATGACGGTAGTAGTAAAACGAAGTTTATTCTAAAATAA
- a CDS encoding cold-inducible protein YdjO-related protein, which yields MHWNKKKDAFQQEKKQEDVAVWECESDDCLGWMRKEFSFTDEPDCPLCGTKMQDGTRLLYVLSE from the coding sequence ATGCACTGGAACAAGAAAAAAGATGCTTTCCAGCAAGAAAAAAAACAAGAGGACGTTGCGGTATGGGAATGCGAATCTGATGACTGCCTTGGTTGGATGCGCAAGGAATTTTCCTTTACTGATGAACCAGATTGTCCTTTATGCGGTACGAAAATGCAAGACGGTACTCGTCTTCTTTATGTGTTGTCAGAGTGA
- a CDS encoding DUF523 and DUF1722 domain-containing protein yields the protein MRTFTKPKVIVSKCLEFDACRYNGDVISDIVVKSLMPHVHFIPVCPEVEIGLGTPRETIRIVEEGGILKLVQPSTGEDVTEAMMSFSAHYLSSIEADGFILKSRSPSCGTRDVKIYAGGKIPAGKGSGLFGGAVLERFSHLAVEEEGRLRNFTIREHFFTKLFTIAAFKALKHEPNMKKLVKFHSDNKYLFMAYNQTKLKEIGRIVANHEQFSVSEVFVAYEKGLYDMFQRAARYTSHVNVCQHIFGYFKDKLRKEEKEHFLLLLDKYSKKKIPLSSILALLRSWTIRFEEQYLEQQTYFEPYPEDLIDISDSGKGRDY from the coding sequence ATGAGAACGTTCACTAAGCCGAAAGTTATCGTCAGCAAATGTTTGGAATTTGATGCATGCCGTTATAACGGTGATGTGATCTCTGATATAGTCGTTAAAAGTCTTATGCCGCACGTTCATTTCATCCCCGTGTGCCCGGAAGTAGAAATTGGGCTTGGTACACCACGTGAAACGATTCGTATTGTTGAAGAAGGTGGTATTTTAAAGCTTGTACAACCTTCTACTGGTGAAGATGTAACAGAAGCGATGATGTCATTTTCTGCACACTACTTATCATCCATAGAGGCTGACGGGTTTATTTTAAAAAGTCGTTCTCCGAGCTGTGGTACACGCGATGTGAAAATATATGCCGGTGGTAAGATACCGGCAGGCAAAGGCAGTGGTTTGTTTGGCGGTGCTGTTCTAGAGAGATTTTCTCACCTTGCAGTTGAAGAAGAGGGCCGACTTCGTAATTTTACGATTCGTGAACATTTTTTCACAAAACTATTTACGATTGCGGCATTTAAAGCATTAAAACACGAACCAAATATGAAAAAATTAGTCAAGTTTCATAGTGATAACAAATATTTGTTTATGGCGTATAATCAAACAAAATTAAAAGAGATTGGCCGAATTGTCGCGAACCATGAACAGTTTTCAGTATCTGAGGTGTTTGTTGCATACGAAAAAGGGCTTTATGACATGTTTCAGCGTGCGGCACGTTATACATCTCATGTAAACGTATGTCAGCATATTTTTGGTTATTTTAAAGATAAATTACGCAAAGAGGAAAAGGAGCATTTTTTATTGCTTCTTGATAAGTACAGCAAGAAAAAAATACCACTTAGTAGTATACTGGCACTGCTGCGTTCTTGGACCATTCGATTCGAAGAACAATACTTAGAGCAGCAAACATATTTTGAACCCTATCCGGAAGACTTAATAGACATTAGTGATTCAGGAAAAGGAAGAGATTATTAG
- a CDS encoding thioredoxin family protein: MIPISTEEQFREVIGGEQAVVVKFYTTWCPDCVRMDNFIGDVMEEFNKFQWYDINKDEFPEIAEEYQVMGIPSLLIFQNGQKLGHLHSANAKTEAQVTEFLEAY, from the coding sequence ATGATTCCAATTAGTACTGAAGAACAATTTCGTGAAGTGATTGGCGGAGAGCAAGCTGTGGTTGTCAAATTTTATACAACATGGTGTCCAGATTGTGTGCGCATGGATAACTTTATTGGCGATGTGATGGAAGAATTCAATAAATTTCAATGGTATGACATCAACAAGGACGAATTTCCAGAAATCGCAGAAGAATATCAAGTAATGGGGATTCCGAGTTTACTTATTTTTCAGAACGGACAAAAATTAGGCCATCTACATAGCGCGAATGCTAAAACTGAAGCGCAAGTAACAGAGTTTTTAGAAGCATACTAA
- a CDS encoding exonuclease SbcCD subunit D: MKLFHTADWHLGKLIHGVYMTEEQKYILNQFIEAVEQEKPDAVIIAGDLYDRAIPPTEAVDLLNQTLKRIVIDLKTPVLAIAGNHDSPDRVHFGSELMRSQGLYIVGRLQYPHEPVVLKDEHGEVHFHLIPYADPGIVRGILDNEDIRNHDDAMRMFLSHIHEQKNQNVRHVCVGHAFVTATGEAKENTSESERPLAIGGAEHVNSAYFEGFHYTALGHLHQGHYVRSERIRYAGSPMKYSISEEKHNKGFYIVELDASGDVTLSKRELIPRRDMRTVKGTVDEILQHDRNEDYVFVQLYDATPVMQPMEKIRSVYPNAMHVERVTQYTAAINETTVQKHKVDDVTLLQAFFKEMKGNELSEAQRQLFIQVLEKVNEEERM; encoded by the coding sequence ATGAAATTATTTCATACTGCTGATTGGCATTTAGGAAAGTTGATTCATGGCGTGTATATGACCGAAGAGCAAAAGTATATACTGAATCAATTCATAGAAGCTGTAGAGCAAGAGAAGCCCGATGCAGTTATTATCGCAGGAGATTTATATGACAGAGCTATTCCGCCAACGGAAGCGGTTGATTTGCTAAATCAAACTTTAAAGCGCATTGTAATTGACTTGAAAACACCAGTCTTAGCAATCGCAGGTAATCACGACAGTCCCGATCGCGTTCATTTTGGAAGTGAATTAATGCGGTCACAAGGACTTTACATTGTGGGACGTTTACAGTATCCTCATGAGCCTGTTGTGTTAAAAGACGAACATGGAGAAGTGCATTTTCATTTAATTCCGTATGCGGATCCCGGTATTGTACGTGGTATTTTGGATAATGAAGATATACGAAATCACGATGATGCGATGCGTATGTTTCTTAGTCATATTCATGAGCAAAAAAATCAAAATGTGCGTCATGTGTGTGTCGGACATGCCTTTGTTACAGCAACGGGAGAAGCAAAAGAAAACACAAGTGAATCTGAAAGACCACTTGCCATTGGGGGAGCAGAACACGTGAATAGTGCATATTTTGAAGGCTTTCACTATACAGCACTTGGTCACTTGCATCAAGGTCACTATGTCCGCTCTGAACGAATTCGCTATGCGGGCTCCCCTATGAAGTACTCTATTTCTGAAGAAAAACACAACAAAGGTTTTTATATTGTCGAATTGGATGCATCTGGCGATGTAACGCTGTCAAAACGAGAGCTTATACCACGACGTGATATGAGAACGGTTAAAGGCACTGTAGATGAAATTTTACAGCATGATCGTAACGAGGATTATGTATTTGTACAATTGTATGATGCTACACCTGTTATGCAGCCCATGGAGAAAATTCGTTCTGTATATCCAAATGCGATGCATGTCGAGCGAGTCACCCAGTATACAGCAGCTATTAATGAAACAACTGTACAAAAACATAAAGTGGACGACGTAACACTACTGCAAGCATTTTTTAAGGAAATGAAAGGGAACGAGCTATCAGAAGCACAGCGTCAATTATTTATACAAGTATTAGAAAAAGTGAATGAGGAGGAGCGAATGTGA
- a CDS encoding acyl-CoA dehydrogenase, with translation MEFTLTNEKQMIKEMVRDFAEKEIAPKAVYYDRTGEFPYETFQKMGELGLLGIPFPEQYGGSGGDTVSYALAVEEIGRACGGTGLSYAATISLGASPIYYFGTEAQKRTYLVPMASGKTLGAFGLTEPNAGSDAGGTQTKAVLDGDEYVINGEKCWITNAEYAKTIIVTAVNGVDENGKKRISAFIVPTDTKGLKISSPYDKMGVRASNTCEIILEDVRVPRENILGDESKGFKQFLYTLDGGRISIAALAVGIAQAAFERALSYAKERKQFGKPISSFQAIQFKLADMATEIELARNMVHKAAWLKDQNKPFAKEAAMAKLFASETASRAANQAVQIHGGYGYMKEYEVERYIRDAKLLEIGEGTSEIQRLVIARQLGCR, from the coding sequence ATGGAGTTTACGCTTACTAATGAAAAACAAATGATTAAAGAGATGGTTCGTGATTTTGCAGAAAAAGAGATTGCACCAAAAGCGGTGTATTACGATCGTACAGGAGAGTTCCCTTATGAAACATTTCAAAAGATGGGAGAATTGGGCCTTTTAGGAATTCCGTTTCCAGAACAATACGGTGGCTCAGGTGGGGATACCGTATCTTACGCCCTTGCAGTTGAAGAAATTGGCCGTGCTTGCGGCGGAACAGGTTTGAGTTATGCTGCAACAATTTCTCTAGGAGCTTCGCCGATTTATTACTTTGGTACAGAGGCACAAAAGAGAACCTACTTGGTTCCGATGGCTTCCGGGAAAACGTTGGGTGCTTTTGGTCTAACAGAGCCTAATGCAGGGTCTGATGCAGGCGGAACACAAACTAAGGCAGTACTAGATGGAGATGAATACGTCATTAATGGGGAAAAGTGTTGGATTACTAACGCTGAATATGCTAAGACCATTATTGTAACCGCTGTCAATGGTGTAGATGAGAACGGAAAGAAACGAATTTCCGCCTTTATCGTACCTACAGATACAAAAGGATTAAAAATTTCAAGTCCATATGACAAGATGGGTGTTCGGGCATCTAACACATGTGAAATTATACTGGAAGATGTTCGCGTACCGAGAGAGAATATTTTAGGTGATGAAAGCAAAGGGTTTAAACAATTTTTATACACGCTGGACGGTGGTCGCATTTCTATTGCAGCTCTTGCTGTGGGTATCGCGCAGGCTGCATTTGAGCGAGCGCTCAGTTATGCAAAAGAACGCAAACAATTCGGCAAACCGATCTCTTCCTTCCAGGCCATTCAGTTTAAGTTAGCAGACATGGCAACTGAGATCGAATTGGCGCGTAATATGGTACATAAAGCAGCTTGGCTCAAAGATCAAAATAAACCGTTTGCTAAAGAAGCCGCAATGGCGAAGCTGTTTGCTTCTGAAACAGCAAGTCGCGCCGCGAATCAAGCTGTTCAAATCCACGGTGGCTATGGCTACATGAAAGAGTACGAAGTAGAGCGCTATATCCGTGATGCGAAGCTGCTTGAAATTGGAGAAGGTACTTCCGAAATTCAACGTCTTGTTATTGCGAGACAACTTGGTTGCCGATAA
- a CDS encoding DUF3817 domain-containing protein translates to MLTSAVGRLRIIGFIEGISYLLLLGIAMPLKYLADIPMAVTIVGALHGLLFVLFILALLHVMLIHRWSILKGFMAFVSSIIPFGTFYLDAQLKKEYF, encoded by the coding sequence ATGCTTACATCTGCTGTTGGACGCCTTCGTATCATCGGCTTTATTGAAGGTATTTCTTATTTGTTATTACTTGGAATCGCTATGCCTTTAAAATATTTGGCGGACATACCAATGGCTGTAACAATCGTAGGAGCTTTGCATGGCTTATTATTTGTGCTATTTATATTAGCATTGCTTCATGTTATGCTTATCCACCGTTGGTCTATTTTGAAAGGTTTTATGGCTTTTGTCTCCTCTATAATCCCATTCGGTACCTTTTATCTAGATGCACAATTAAAAAAGGAATACTTCTAA
- a CDS encoding DUF2584 family protein → MKFEMHTNIVTYDKETRVDIANNIFELKLDGYHLYPLQEMMTLWKFDKEPIGQAVPEKISWEAGQTILWYRLTSLHSVN, encoded by the coding sequence ATGAAATTTGAAATGCATACGAACATTGTAACTTATGATAAGGAGACGCGAGTTGACATTGCTAACAATATATTTGAGTTGAAATTGGATGGTTATCATTTGTATCCGCTTCAAGAGATGATGACACTTTGGAAATTTGATAAAGAGCCAATTGGACAAGCTGTACCCGAAAAGATTTCTTGGGAAGCAGGACAGACTATTTTATGGTATCGCTTAACATCTCTACATTCCGTTAACTAA
- a CDS encoding DUF4256 domain-containing protein produces MTRNTSSDKKELAKEQREQLLEILKTRFEKNMSRHKDFEWVKVRAKLDVNAEKLWSLNEMEKTGGEPDVIGYDENKEEYIFCDCSTESPKGRRSLCYDREALESRKKHKPENNVIDMALSMGIELLTEEQYRALQELENFDMKTSSWIQTPADIRELGGALFCDNRFNHIFVYHNGADSYYASRGFRGLLRV; encoded by the coding sequence ATAACAAGAAATACAAGCAGTGATAAAAAAGAGTTGGCAAAAGAACAAAGGGAACAATTACTGGAAATATTGAAAACAAGGTTTGAGAAAAACATGAGTCGTCATAAAGATTTTGAATGGGTTAAAGTCCGGGCAAAATTGGATGTAAATGCGGAAAAACTGTGGTCGCTTAATGAAATGGAAAAAACAGGTGGAGAGCCAGATGTAATCGGTTATGACGAAAACAAGGAAGAATACATTTTTTGTGATTGTTCAACTGAAAGTCCTAAAGGACGCAGAAGTTTATGTTATGACCGCGAAGCATTAGAGTCAAGAAAGAAGCACAAACCTGAAAATAATGTGATTGATATGGCACTTTCTATGGGGATAGAACTTTTAACTGAAGAACAGTATCGAGCGTTACAGGAACTTGAAAACTTCGATATGAAAACGTCGAGTTGGATACAGACACCAGCTGATATCAGAGAACTTGGTGGTGCACTTTTTTGCGATAATCGCTTCAATCATATCTTTGTGTATCATAATGGAGCAGATTCCTACTATGCTTCTAGAGGGTTTCGCGGCTTATTAAGGGTCTAA
- a CDS encoding HU family DNA-binding protein: protein MNKTELVKQVAAKAELSQKDASAAVNAVFEAVTNALAQGEKVQLIGFGTFEVRERAARTGRNPQTGAEITIAATKAPAFKAGKELKEAVK from the coding sequence ATGAACAAAACAGAATTAGTAAAACAAGTAGCAGCAAAAGCTGAACTATCTCAAAAAGATGCGTCTGCAGCTGTAAATGCTGTATTTGAAGCAGTGACAAACGCATTGGCACAAGGAGAAAAGGTACAGTTGATTGGTTTCGGAACTTTTGAAGTTCGCGAACGTGCAGCTCGTACAGGCCGCAACCCACAAACGGGCGCAGAGATTACAATTGCTGCGACAAAAGCACCAGCATTTAAAGCGGGAAAAGAGCTTAAAGAAGCGGTAAAATAA